From Proteiniborus sp. MB09-C3, the proteins below share one genomic window:
- the trxB gene encoding thioredoxin-disulfide reductase: MTNLYDTIIIGSGPAGLAAGLYAARAKMKTLILEREKAGGQIVTTEEVANYPGSVENASGPSLIARMVEQADEFGAERVLDEVKEVKLQDKIKVIKGAKGEYHAKSIIIATGAKPRPMGCPGEKELTGKGVSYCATCDADFFTDLEVYVIGGGDSAVEEAMYLTKFARKVTIVHRRDELRAAKSIQEKAFKNDKINFIWNSVVKEVKGEGILESMVLENRVTGEITEIVADEDDGTFGVFVFVGYDPVTSLFNGMVEMENGYIITDDNMKTNIPGVFAAGDCRVKSLRQVVTATADGAIAATQAERYIESVFEE; the protein is encoded by the coding sequence ATGACAAACTTATACGATACAATAATAATTGGATCAGGTCCTGCAGGTTTAGCAGCAGGATTATATGCAGCAAGAGCAAAAATGAAGACTCTAATATTAGAAAGAGAAAAAGCAGGTGGACAAATAGTTACTACTGAAGAAGTGGCTAACTATCCAGGCTCAGTTGAAAACGCTTCTGGACCATCTTTAATTGCAAGAATGGTTGAGCAAGCAGATGAATTTGGAGCAGAAAGAGTACTAGACGAAGTAAAAGAAGTTAAATTACAAGACAAGATAAAAGTGATTAAAGGTGCTAAGGGTGAATACCATGCAAAGTCTATAATAATTGCAACAGGTGCTAAACCAAGACCAATGGGCTGTCCAGGAGAAAAAGAGCTTACAGGAAAAGGTGTTTCATACTGTGCAACTTGCGATGCTGATTTCTTTACTGATTTAGAAGTATATGTAATTGGTGGAGGAGACTCGGCAGTTGAAGAAGCAATGTATTTAACTAAATTTGCCAGAAAGGTTACTATAGTTCATAGAAGAGATGAGCTAAGGGCAGCAAAATCAATTCAAGAAAAAGCTTTTAAAAATGATAAAATAAACTTTATTTGGAATTCAGTAGTTAAGGAAGTAAAAGGTGAAGGTATATTGGAGTCAATGGTACTTGAAAACAGAGTAACTGGTGAAATAACAGAAATAGTTGCAGATGAGGATGACGGTACATTCGGAGTATTTGTTTTCGTAGGATATGACCCAGTAACATCACTATTTAATGGAATGGTAGAAATGGAAAATGGCTATATAATAACTGATGATAATATGAAAACTAATATACCAGGAGTATTTGCAGCAGGTGATTGTAGAGTAAAATCTTTAAGACAAGTAGTTACTGCAACTGCAGATGGTGCAATAGCTGCTACACAAGCTGAGAGGTACATTGAAAGCGTTTTCGAGGAATAA
- a CDS encoding thioredoxin family protein, whose protein sequence is MLAVDKDTFELEVLKAEGHVLVDFWSEGCEPCKALMPHVHELAEKYDGKMKFTSLDTGKARRLAISQKILGLPVIAIYKDGQKIDELVKDDATPANIESMIQKYI, encoded by the coding sequence ATGTTAGCAGTTGATAAGGATACTTTTGAACTAGAGGTACTTAAAGCAGAGGGACATGTATTAGTGGATTTTTGGAGTGAGGGTTGTGAACCATGTAAAGCATTAATGCCACATGTTCATGAACTGGCAGAAAAATATGATGGAAAAATGAAATTTACTAGCTTAGACACGGGTAAGGCTAGAAGACTTGCAATTTCACAAAAAATATTAGGTTTACCAGTTATAGCAATTTACAAAGATGGACAAAAAATTGATGAATTAGTAAAAGACGATGCTACACCAGCAAATATAGAGTCCATGATTCAAAAATATATTTAA
- a CDS encoding GrdX family protein translates to MGKIIVTNNPLIGERFAALYEIEFYDKDYIGILETVRDKIHLGHELLSHPLAGSIKPNETPYRTVIISKDKKQLDMNSLTLIESAIVTTRKFISNRPTPDWNNVALFDFQTVDLSLIENVLNNVI, encoded by the coding sequence GTGGGCAAAATAATAGTTACAAACAATCCATTGATAGGAGAAAGATTTGCAGCCTTATATGAAATAGAATTTTATGATAAAGATTACATAGGTATTTTGGAAACCGTGAGAGACAAAATCCATCTAGGACACGAGCTTTTATCCCATCCTTTAGCAGGCAGTATCAAGCCTAATGAAACTCCATATAGGACTGTTATTATTTCAAAAGATAAAAAACAGTTAGATATGAATTCTTTAACTCTTATAGAAAGTGCTATAGTAACTACTAGGAAATTTATTAGCAATAGACCAACGCCAGATTGGAATAATGTTGCACTTTTTGACTTTCAAACCGTAGACTTATCCCTAATTGAAAATGTACTTAATAACGTGATTTAG